From Campylobacter pinnipediorum subsp. caledonicus:
CCTTTGATACTTGAAACAATAGATGATAGTATATGGGATAAAGAAATTGAAATATTAAGAAATTTTACGAGGAGAAATGATGTTTAAAAAAGTTGTTTTTGGCACTGTTGCTTTTGCTTCTTTACTAAATGCAGCTGGATATAAGGTGCCCGAACAAAGTTCAGATGCCGTATCGCTTCTATCAAGCAATATTGCTACTAGTTTTGGTGCAGATGCGGCATACTATAACCCTGCTAATATGATGTTTTTGCCAGAAAATAGGCACTATTTTGAGGCTAATTTGGCATGGTTTCATATAAATTCAGTGAAATTTAATTCAAATAATTCAAAAAGTTACAAATCTAATAAGTTTGATTCGCTTGCAAGCACTATGCATTCTGTCTCACCAGAATATTATGAAAATTTTCGTTTTGGTATGAGTTTGGCTGTCCCTGCTGGTGTTGGAATATCATGGGATGACCCGGATACTGCCTTTACAGCAAAAAGATTTAAACTAAAAGTTGTTGAATTAAATCCTAGTGTTGCTTATAGGGTTAGTGATAATTTTGCGGTTGCTACTGGTCTTAGAGTTGCTTATACAAAAGGAATGCTAGCAAATGAATTATATGGATTAGGCGATCGTGCTTTACATGGTGATGGAGTGGATTTTGGATACAATCTCGCCCTGACATACAAACCAACACCTAATTGGTCTTTGGCTGCAACATATCGTTCTAAGATAGATTTAGACATAAAAGGTAATTCTAAAATAAACGTAAAAAAACTTGGTATAAACTATAATGGAAAAGTTGAAGTAAATATACCTCTTCCAGCTCAACTGGCATTAGCAACATCTTATAAGATACAAGATACAACCTTGATGTTTTCATATGAAAGAACATATTGGTCTAAATTTACGGGGTATGATTTTGAATATCCTGGAAGAAACCCTATACAAAATAAATTAGCAGAAGGTTTTTTTCAATTAGCGTTTGACAATAAAGTTATAAGAGATTATAGAGATACAAATACATATCGTTTTGGCGTAGCTCATGATGCGACTGACAGATTAAGACTGATGGCTGGTTTTGTCTATGATCAAAAAGCAGCCAAGAACAAGCAGAGTGTAAGTCTTGAACTACCAGACACTACTTCTTTGGCTTATTCTTTGGGTCTAAATTATAAAATCAATGATAATTTAGAGTTATCATTAGGCGGACTTTACCAAGATAGAAAGAAAAATGATTCGAGTATAAAAATGGCAAAGTTAGACAACGGTATGCCAATGCCTTTTAATCAGGATGGCGAAATATCAAAAGCTGCTATATGGATAATAAATAGCGGCATTAAATATAAATTCTAGGTAACCTACATGATCTATAAATATCAAAATCTATATGAAAATTTAGAGGTAATAGTTAAAGCTAATCCAAAATCTGTTGCTATATTTGAAGACAATAAAAAAATAAGCTATAAAGAGCTTAAAAATAAGATAGATAAGGTAGGTGCTTATCTTGAAAATGCAGGTATTAGACATGGAGATAAGGTTGGAATTTTAATTACTAACTCGCAAGAGTTTATAATTAGCTATTATGCTATTACTGCTATCGGAGCAGTTGCGGTTCCATTAAATACATTTTTAAAATCAGATGAAATAAAATATATCCTTAAAGATTGTGAAGCTAAAGCACTATTCTTATCCACCTCTTTTCAAAAAGAACTGCAAAAAGTAGATGATATGTCTATAAGTAATTTTATATGGGCGGGTGGAGTTCCAAAAACATTTACAAAAACTGATCTTTTGTATACACAATCTTGCAATGAAGATACTGAAAGTTTGTATCTTGAAAATGAAACTGATGAGACTATAAAGCATATTTGCTTTGAAGAGCTTTACACTTTTCCTAAAGAAATAGATTTTGTCAAAAAACCTATACTTGATGATTTGTGTCATATTATATACACATCAGGTACAACTGGAAAACCAAAAGGCGCTATGATCACATACAAAAATATTTTTTCAAACGTAGTTAAAACAAGCGAACGTTTTAAGGCATCTAAAAAAGATAGATTTGTTGTATTTTTACCTATGTTTCATAGTTTTACTTTAACATTAATGGTTATACTTCCTTTATGTTATGGTTCATCCATCATCCTTGTAAAATCTGTTTTTCCATTTTCAAATGTTTTAAAACAAACATTATTAAAAAGAGCAACTATATTTTTAGGTGTTCCGGCAATTTATACGGCTATAGGAAAGGCTAAAATTCCATGGTATTTTAAATGGTTTAACAATGTTCGTCTTTTTGTGTGTGGTGCCGCACCTTTAGCAAAACAAACTATTGATGATTTTAGTGCTAAATTTCCAAGAGCAAGTCTTGTGGAGGGCTATGGTCTTAGCGAATGCTCTCCTGTTGTTGCATCAAATTTATATGAAAAACAAAAACCACTTAGTGTTGGAATTCCGCTTGATGGCTATAAGGTTAAGATAGTTAATGATGAGATGGTAGAGATTCCAATTGGTCAAGTTGGTGAGATAATAGTAAAAGGTGATTGTGTTATGAAGGGCTATTATGGTATGGATAATAGTGATGTCATAATAAACGGATGGCTAAGAACTGGCGATCTTGGCAAGATTGATGAAGATGGTTTTATATATATAGTTGATAGGAAAAAAGACCTTATTATATCAAAGGGAATAAATATATACCCAAGAGAAATTGAAGAGGTTATTTATCAGCTTGAAGAGGTTGAGGCTGCTGCTGTTATAGGCGTTAGCGATGAACATGCTGATGAGGAAGTTGTTGCTTTTGTCCAGTTAAAAGAAGGTATGAATATTGACGAGAAATATCTTAAAAAATATCTTAAAAAATATCTTGCTAATTTTAAAATTCCTAAAAATATTTATTTTTCAGAGGAACTTCCTAGAAATGCAACAGGAAAGGTTTTAAAACGAGTTTTAAAAGAGCAATTAAAGGATAAAATTTAGTGCAATATTTGATTGATTTTTTAAATTCCAATGAAAAAGATATTGGAATTTCAAAAATATTAAATACAAGTGAAGATCAAACAAAAATATTAAGACACTTGAGTAAAAGCTATGTTGATGGGGTTTTTTCATTGTCTGTTTTTGATATTTTAAGCTCTGTTTTTACAATAGAAAATTTTAACCACATTGAACATCTTAAAGACATAAAGTCTCTTATAGAAAATGGTTGGATTGTTCAAAATTTTGGTGTTTTCAGAACAGAACAAAAGATGAGCCAATCTTTACTACCTCTTTTAAATTGCGAAGTTTCTCTATCTTTAAACTTTTTAAAAATACTAGAAGATGGCGATTTGAATCTTGAGTTACCAAATGCTGTGGCTTATGATGAAAATTTACAATACCTAAAAGATCAATTTCTAAGAATTGAATTATATGAAAAAAAATCACTGCTATCGGCAAAAAGTGAAGTAAGGTTAAAGATAAATAATCAGATATCAAAACTAGAAGATTATATAAAACAAAGAATTGAATTAAGCAAAATAGATATCGTTACAGAACAAATTTTTAAAGACAATACTTTAAATGAAAAAGAAGAACTTGTTTTTCTAACTCTTTTAAGGCAAGAGTATAGCAATGATTTTGAAAATCAAAGAGAAGTAGACAATCTAATATCATTAGTTAGCGAAGATGAGTTTGAATGCGTAAAAAATCGATCACTTTTAGATGATAACTCAAAATTGCTCGATAGTGGACTTATTGAATACGATGAAATTTTAAACTCATATTCTACTATAAGCAAGAATTTTTTTATAAATGAAGATGTGCTTCAAAGTATTATGCACCCCAAAAACTCAAAAAAAGAGAAAAAAATAAAAGTTGATAGCATAATCAAAGATTATCAGATATTTGAGCTTATAGAACCAACAACAAATATAAACGATGTGGTTTTAAACGAAAAGACAAAAGAGCTTTTGGATACAATACTAAAACAAGTTGATAAAAAGGTTCTTAATAGATTAAATAGCTGGGGTATAAAAAATAGAAAAAGCATAGATGCAAAAATCATTTTTTATGGTGAAGCTGGGACTGGTAAGACAATGAGTGCTGTTAGTCTTGCTAAGAGTCTTAAAAAGCAGGTACTTAGCTTTGATTGTTCTAAAATTTTAAGCAAATATGTTGGCGAGAGTGAACAAAATGTAAGAAAGATCTTTGATTCATATAATGAAATTTGTAAAAAAACAAAAACAGAGCCAGTACTACTTTTAAACGAAGCTGATCAGTTTTTAAGCACTAGAATAGAAAGTTCTAGTGGTGCTGAAAAAATGCATAATCAAATGCAAAATATATTTTTAGAGCAAATTGAAAGATTTAATGGCGTGCTTATAGCGACAACAAATTTTTTACAAACTCTTGATAGTGCTTTTTCTAGAAGATTTGATTATAAGATTGAGTTTAAAAAGCCTGATTTTGATTCTAGGCTTGCTATATGGCGTAAGGTTTTACCACAAAATGCTGACTTTGAAGATAATTTTGATATAAAAAACCTTGCTAAATACAATTTAAGCGGTGCTCAAATAGTTCTTATTATGAAAAATACAGCATTGAAAGTAGCAGTAAAAGATGAGCCAATATTTTTATTTGATGATTTTAAAAGCACAATAGAAAGAGAGTTAAACTCTGCTTTTGGTGAAGATAAAAAAGTTGGATTTGGTTCTTAAGTATTAACTCATAAAATTAAACAGGTAGCTAATATTTAAAATAAAGTATAACAAGATATCTTTTTATGCTTTTATCAAAATACATTTTAATATAAATTCAAATTTTTTTTGTATAATATCTAAAAATATAGTTTAAAAAGGAAAATTAAGTGAGTTCTTTATTTTTAATTTTACAATTTGTATTAGCTGTAATTATAACAATAGCAGTTTTACTACAAAAAAGCTCTTCAATAGGCTTAGGTGCATACAGCGGTAGCAATGAAAGTTTGTTTGGGGCAAAAGGTCCTGCTGGATTTTTAGCGAAATTTACATTTATAGCTGCGGTTTTGTTTATACTAAACACATTAACTCTTGGATATTCTTACAACAAAGAGATGAAAAAATCTTTATTTGACAATATAGATACAAAAACATTAAATATCCCTAAAGCAGCTGAACAAAAAGAAACTTCTGCACCAGCAGCGCCTGAAAAATAAAAAAGGAATAAACTATGATAAATGATATTTATAAAAATCAAAAGGAAAATAACGACAAAGCATTAGTTGCTTTAAAAAGAGATTTTACGACATTAAGAACTGGAAAAGTTAATATAAATATATTAGATCATGTTTATGTTGATTATTATGGAACACCAACAGCATTAAATCAAGTTGCTACGGTTATAGCGACAGATGCATCTACGATAACTATCACTCCTTGGGAAAAAACAATGATTAAAGAAATATCTACAGCTATCCAAGCTGCAAATATTGGTGTAAACCCAAATAGTGATGGTGATAGTGTTAAATTATTTTTCCCGCCTATGACTATGGAACAAAGAAAAGAGAATGCAAAACAAGCTAAAGCAATGGGAGAAAAAGCAAAAGTAAGCATCAGAAATGTAAGAAAAGATGCAAACGATGAAGTTAAAAAACTTGAAAAAGAAAAAGCAGTAAGCGAAGATGAGATAAAAAAAGCTCAAGATGAAATTCAAAAAATTACTGATGATTATAACTCCAAAATTGATGCTATAGTCAAAGAAAAAGAAGCAGAACTTTTAAAGGTATAATAACTGTGAATATAGAAAAAATTTACAAAGAGTGCGGGGCATATTTACAGGGTCATTTCTTGCTTAGTAGTGGAAAGCACTCTGAGTTTTATCTGCAAAGTGCAAAAGTTCTTGAAAATCCATCTTTAGCTGGAAGCTTAGCGGATGAATTGGCTAGCATTATAAATAATTCAGGTGTTGAATTTGATAGTGTTTGTTCGCCAGCACTTGGTGGTTTGCTTGCCGGATATGAACTAGCAAGAGCTAGCAAGAAAAGGTTTATTTTTACCGAAAGAGTAGAAGGTAAAATGTCTTTAAGGCGTGGATTTGAAGTTTTAAATGGAGAAAAATTTATAATTTGCGAAGACATTATTACGACTGGTGGTTCTGCCTTAGAAAGTGCAAAAATTATTGAAGAACTTGGCGGAGTTGTTGTTGGTTTTGCAGCTTTAGCAAATAGAGGATTTTGTAAATTAACAAATTTAGATACGAAGTCAAAACCGGAATGCAAACTACCATTTAATAAGCCACTATTTGCACTTGGTAATTTTGAGTTTGAAATTTACGATGAAGAAAATTGTCCCCTTTGTAAAAATGGCACAAAAGCCATAAAGCCTGGAAGTAGAGGTAACAACTAATTTGGCACAAAAAGCCAAAGCAAAAATTGCTCCTATTAGCCTAAGAATCAAAGCTTTCATTGTTGATACGTTTATGATTCTTATGCCTATTTTATATATCACAACATACATAATACTAGATGGAAAAGAAGACTTTCAAAACTCTCAAATAGCAATCTTTGCTTGCAATGCAATGTTTTGTATTGTACTATCTATATTTTTTGCAAAATTAGCACAAACACCTGGTTATAAGTCACAACAAATATATCTAATAAGTTTAAAAAGTGGGAAAAAGATAACATTTTTTCAAGCAGTTTTTAGATACATATGTTTTGTATTTGCTGGATGTAGCATAGTTGGTTTATTGCTTTGTTTTTTTAGAAAAGATAGATTAAATTTGCATGACTTGATGACAAAAACAGCGGCAGTATTACCAAATAGCAAAGCAAAATAAATTTAATATTTTAAAGTTTATTTAGGTAAAATTAAAATCATTTTAATAAAAAGAGGAGAGAAAATGACAAAATTTCAAGGAAACCCAGTAAAATTATTCGGAACACAAATTAAAGTAGGTGACAAAGCACCAGCAGTAGAAGTAGTAGGAAAAGATCTTAACGCTATTAAAATCGGCGAGGCTGGCAAAACTCAAGTAGTTGTAGTAGTGCCTTCGCTAGATACTCCTGTATGTGCTTCAGAAGCTCGCAAATTTAATGAAAAAGCTGCAAGCAAGACTGGTGTAGAGGTTGTTGTTGTAAGCATGGACTTACCGTTTGCTATGGGTCGTTTCTGCACCACAGAAGGCATAGAAAATGTACAAGTAGGTAGTGACTTTAGAGGTGCTGAGTTTGGTAAAGCCTATGGTGTTCTTATTGAAGATTCTGTTCTTAAAGGTTTGCTTGCTCGTGCTATTTTTGTTCTTAAGGATGGTAAAGTAGCATATACCCAAATAGTTCCTGAAGTAACAGAAGAACCTGATTACGAAGCAGTTTTCGCTGCTCTATAATTTACCACGATACGACCGAACAAAATCGGTCGTATTCTACACACAACATCTTATAAATTAAAAAATCTTTATTGAATTTATATTTTACTACTCTAGCATTAAGATTTAAAACATTAAAACTATATGATTTTTTATCCAAAAAGCTTCAAATTTGTTTAACACTTATTTTAATGAGCTTGAGGTGATTATGTATCAGAGTAGAGCTTTCTAGTTTGGCTTGCGTTAGTTTTTTACTTTTAGGCCAAGTTTATAAATGTTTTACTAAGCTAATTTATGAAACAAATTTCCATATCTTTCAAAGCTTGTCTTACATTGTTTTAGAACTTCAGTATTTGATTATATAATTACTTATTACAGCCTACAAAACTATATACAAAGAAAAATATATCAAAGAATTTATATTAGTTACTAGCTTGGATTTGGTTATTAGGAAACTTTACTTATAAAAAATATAATCTATATTTCAAAAAATCTCAAATAGTATTTTATAATTTAAGATTTAAAACTTCTCTCATTGATTTTTCTATTTTTTCTTCATCAAAAGCATTATCGAAGAACAAATTAAAAGCTAATACAGCTTGAAACAATAGCATATCCTTGCCATCTTTATATGTAAGATTGTATTTGTCTGCGAGTTTTAAAAAAGGTGTTTTTTTACCATATATGACATCAAATGCAAATTGACTATCACATAAAACTTGTTCTAACAATTCTATAGGTGTACATAAACTATCATCTTTTAAACCAGCAGATGTTGTATTTACAACTATATCAAATTGCTCTGATTTAAAATCTGTCCAATCATAACATCTAAAATTTATAAAATCAGAAAATCTATGCTTACTCCTATTTAAAATACAAACTTCTATATCATTTTTATTAAGTATATAAGATATGGCTTTTGCTGTCCCACCAGCACCTATTACTAATGCTTTTTTTATGCCTTTAAAATCTTTTATCGACTTTAAAAAACCATCAGCATCTGTATTGTATGCATATATTTTTTGATTTTTTAAAACAAGTGTATTTGCGGAACCTATTGCTTTTGCTGTATCGCAAACTTTATCGCTTAAATTTAGAGCAAACTCTTTATATGGAACTGTAACATTTGCACCAGATAAAGAGAGTGCTTTAAATTTAGAAATAATATCGCTACCGTTAGATAATTCAAACCTAGAGTATGAACACTCTAATCCTAAATCCAACATCGCCTTATTGTGCAAAATAGGCGATATGGAGTGTGTTATTGGATTACCAATAACAGCAAATAATTTCATTTTATTTTACTCTATAAACAAATGCGCCTTTATTTATAGTTTTTCTAATTTTTTCTAACTCAGTTTTTAGTTTAGAACTATCAAAAGGACCTATTAACACTTTTGTAGTACTTCCAACTCTTAGAGTCTTATATTCATATCCCTTAATTAAGATATTATTTAATTCTTTTTTATCTGGCTCTACTTTTGAAGTTGCTGAAACCTGAATATAGGCACCTGCCGTTATTTTGCTTTCTTTGGAAACATTATTTTGAGCCTTTTTTACATCTTTTGTCTCTTTATTTAAAGAAGCTCTAGTTTCTTTTATGACTTTTTCTACAACAGGTTTTTTAGCAGTAGATTGTTTATTTGTTTTTTTATCTTTTACTTCTTTTTTTGCTATTTCTTTCTCTGGTTGTTTTACTGTTTCAGGTAATTGTTCTTGAACTTCTTTTATTACTTTGTTAGTT
This genomic window contains:
- a CDS encoding OmpP1/FadL family transporter, encoding MFKKVVFGTVAFASLLNAAGYKVPEQSSDAVSLLSSNIATSFGADAAYYNPANMMFLPENRHYFEANLAWFHINSVKFNSNNSKSYKSNKFDSLASTMHSVSPEYYENFRFGMSLAVPAGVGISWDDPDTAFTAKRFKLKVVELNPSVAYRVSDNFAVATGLRVAYTKGMLANELYGLGDRALHGDGVDFGYNLALTYKPTPNWSLAATYRSKIDLDIKGNSKINVKKLGINYNGKVEVNIPLPAQLALATSYKIQDTTLMFSYERTYWSKFTGYDFEYPGRNPIQNKLAEGFFQLAFDNKVIRDYRDTNTYRFGVAHDATDRLRLMAGFVYDQKAAKNKQSVSLELPDTTSLAYSLGLNYKINDNLELSLGGLYQDRKKNDSSIKMAKLDNGMPMPFNQDGEISKAAIWIINSGIKYKF
- a CDS encoding long-chain-fatty-acid--CoA ligase — translated: MIYKYQNLYENLEVIVKANPKSVAIFEDNKKISYKELKNKIDKVGAYLENAGIRHGDKVGILITNSQEFIISYYAITAIGAVAVPLNTFLKSDEIKYILKDCEAKALFLSTSFQKELQKVDDMSISNFIWAGGVPKTFTKTDLLYTQSCNEDTESLYLENETDETIKHICFEELYTFPKEIDFVKKPILDDLCHIIYTSGTTGKPKGAMITYKNIFSNVVKTSERFKASKKDRFVVFLPMFHSFTLTLMVILPLCYGSSIILVKSVFPFSNVLKQTLLKRATIFLGVPAIYTAIGKAKIPWYFKWFNNVRLFVCGAAPLAKQTIDDFSAKFPRASLVEGYGLSECSPVVASNLYEKQKPLSVGIPLDGYKVKIVNDEMVEIPIGQVGEIIVKGDCVMKGYYGMDNSDVIINGWLRTGDLGKIDEDGFIYIVDRKKDLIISKGINIYPREIEEVIYQLEEVEAAAVIGVSDEHADEEVVAFVQLKEGMNIDEKYLKKYLKKYLANFKIPKNIYFSEELPRNATGKVLKRVLKEQLKDKI
- a CDS encoding ATP-binding protein translates to MQYLIDFLNSNEKDIGISKILNTSEDQTKILRHLSKSYVDGVFSLSVFDILSSVFTIENFNHIEHLKDIKSLIENGWIVQNFGVFRTEQKMSQSLLPLLNCEVSLSLNFLKILEDGDLNLELPNAVAYDENLQYLKDQFLRIELYEKKSLLSAKSEVRLKINNQISKLEDYIKQRIELSKIDIVTEQIFKDNTLNEKEELVFLTLLRQEYSNDFENQREVDNLISLVSEDEFECVKNRSLLDDNSKLLDSGLIEYDEILNSYSTISKNFFINEDVLQSIMHPKNSKKEKKIKVDSIIKDYQIFELIEPTTNINDVVLNEKTKELLDTILKQVDKKVLNRLNSWGIKNRKSIDAKIIFYGEAGTGKTMSAVSLAKSLKKQVLSFDCSKILSKYVGESEQNVRKIFDSYNEICKKTKTEPVLLLNEADQFLSTRIESSSGAEKMHNQMQNIFLEQIERFNGVLIATTNFLQTLDSAFSRRFDYKIEFKKPDFDSRLAIWRKVLPQNADFEDNFDIKNLAKYNLSGAQIVLIMKNTALKVAVKDEPIFLFDDFKSTIERELNSAFGEDKKVGFGS
- the secG gene encoding preprotein translocase subunit SecG, encoding MSSLFLILQFVLAVIITIAVLLQKSSSIGLGAYSGSNESLFGAKGPAGFLAKFTFIAAVLFILNTLTLGYSYNKEMKKSLFDNIDTKTLNIPKAAEQKETSAPAAPEK
- the frr gene encoding ribosome recycling factor; protein product: MINDIYKNQKENNDKALVALKRDFTTLRTGKVNINILDHVYVDYYGTPTALNQVATVIATDASTITITPWEKTMIKEISTAIQAANIGVNPNSDGDSVKLFFPPMTMEQRKENAKQAKAMGEKAKVSIRNVRKDANDEVKKLEKEKAVSEDEIKKAQDEIQKITDDYNSKIDAIVKEKEAELLKV
- the pyrE gene encoding orotate phosphoribosyltransferase, translated to MNIEKIYKECGAYLQGHFLLSSGKHSEFYLQSAKVLENPSLAGSLADELASIINNSGVEFDSVCSPALGGLLAGYELARASKKRFIFTERVEGKMSLRRGFEVLNGEKFIICEDIITTGGSALESAKIIEELGGVVVGFAALANRGFCKLTNLDTKSKPECKLPFNKPLFALGNFEFEIYDEENCPLCKNGTKAIKPGSRGNN
- a CDS encoding RDD family protein translates to MAQKAKAKIAPISLRIKAFIVDTFMILMPILYITTYIILDGKEDFQNSQIAIFACNAMFCIVLSIFFAKLAQTPGYKSQQIYLISLKSGKKITFFQAVFRYICFVFAGCSIVGLLLCFFRKDRLNLHDLMTKTAAVLPNSKAK
- the tpx gene encoding thiol peroxidase, with product MTKFQGNPVKLFGTQIKVGDKAPAVEVVGKDLNAIKIGEAGKTQVVVVVPSLDTPVCASEARKFNEKAASKTGVEVVVVSMDLPFAMGRFCTTEGIENVQVGSDFRGAEFGKAYGVLIEDSVLKGLLARAIFVLKDGKVAYTQIVPEVTEEPDYEAVFAAL
- a CDS encoding shikimate dehydrogenase, producing the protein MKLFAVIGNPITHSISPILHNKAMLDLGLECSYSRFELSNGSDIISKFKALSLSGANVTVPYKEFALNLSDKVCDTAKAIGSANTLVLKNQKIYAYNTDADGFLKSIKDFKGIKKALVIGAGGTAKAISYILNKNDIEVCILNRSKHRFSDFINFRCYDWTDFKSEQFDIVVNTTSAGLKDDSLCTPIELLEQVLCDSQFAFDVIYGKKTPFLKLADKYNLTYKDGKDMLLFQAVLAFNLFFDNAFDEEKIEKSMREVLNLKL
- a CDS encoding SPOR domain-containing protein, which encodes MQNSDELKDILLDNEDDTKNLKLKKVLILVAALSILFLIVIATMKIINSNDNNVSSDNELDSRLALPPIPDEKPEQNLISSVNNSGNNEQLFEQVPILPENKSQDDFEDMVKRLKEKENVKQEVAPKEATKEQETNKVIKEVQEQLPETVKQPEKEIAKKEVKDKKTNKQSTAKKPVVEKVIKETRASLNKETKDVKKAQNNVSKESKITAGAYIQVSATSKVEPDKKELNNILIKGYEYKTLRVGSTTKVLIGPFDSSKLKTELEKIRKTINKGAFVYRVK